The DNA segment CGGGTCTCCGCTTTCAGATGGAATATTGGCAAGACGTACATCGAATTTTGGAGACGTACCGTTCTCCATATTCGTCTTCATATTGCTGAAGAGGATCGGATTCGTAAAACTGATACCAAGCTGCTGGTTCTGGAACATGGCGTTCGCATCGTTGGAGGATACGGATTCTGCTCCAGGATTCGTATAGCCGCCATCATAGAGTTTTTTGAGCCAAGCCGCCGCTTTAGCGCCCTTCTCGTCATCAAGCACGATGTTGCCTTCGTTATCGAAGAACGGGCTGCCGAATGTTCTCAGGTACGCCAAATTCCAGGTGTCGCCTTGATTATTTACAGCATACAAAGCCATCGGGTAAGCATTAGGATATTTGTCCTTTGGCAGATTGCTTTTTAAAGCGTCCAAAATTTGTTGATACTCATCCATGGTCCATGTTTTAATTTCGTTCTCTCCGCCAATGAAATTATCTAATCCAGCCGCTCTGAACATATCCGCGTTATATACGAGCGTGCCTGGATTATGCTGGAATGGATAGAAGTAGATGTCCTCCCCGAACGTTACGGCTTCCCAGAAGCTTTGGTCGATGTCATTCTTAGCTTCATCATCGATAATATCTGTCAATGGTACGATAGCGCCCCGGTGAACATAGTCGCCCATTGGGAATACGCTTTCAAAAAATACATCCGGAGGCGTATTGCTGCTCAGATTAACATTCAAGAGCTGATCACGCTGATCTCCTGCAATGACTTCTACTTTTACATTAGCATCGTATTTATCGTATTGAGCGACAAATTTCTCGGCCGCATGTTTCAAGAAACTATCATAATCCGCACCTTGCTCTGTTGCATCCAGTACACCTTTCCATTGCGGTGTTAGCCATGCCGTAATTTCAACTTTCTCTTTGCCGCCTTTCCCACCATTGGATGCGGTTTCATTTCCGGATTTATTGTTACCTGCGCATCCCGCAATCATCGATACAATAACCATTAGTGCTGCCGTTGTCATTAACAGACGCTTTCTAATCATGTGTAAGCCTCCCTAAATATAAGTGAATGGGTCTAAAATTACTTACAGTGGCGTTCGATAGCCTGGTCAATCATTTGTACGATACCATCGATTCTTCCCGCATCTTCTACGCTAATATTCTGCATCGGTGCTCTTACCCCGCCGATATTTACGCCTCTTCTTCTAAGTATTTCCTTGATGACGGCATACATTGAACCATCCTGAGAGCAAAGCGCGATAATAATATCGTTAATATCGCTTTGAATCACTGTCGCTTCTGCAAATTTCCCAGCCATTACGAATTCATTGGCTTGTAGAAATAGTTCCGGCATGGATGCATAGGTTCCGCCAATTCCGGCGTCGGCTCCCATAATTCTTCCGGAAACAAATTGCTCGTCTGGGCCGTTAAATACAATCACGTCTTCTCCGCCGACTCTTTTAAATCGTTCGATGTCCATCGTGGGCATCGAGGAGTTTTTAACGCCAATCACTTTCTTGTTCTCTAGCAGCTTGGCAAATAGTGCTGGACTTAACGTATACCCTGTCGTTTGCGGAATGTTATAGATAATAAATGGAAGAGATGTTGCCTCGATAATATCGCTCCAATATTTATAAACCGCACGGTCAGGCAGTTTAAAATAAATCGGCGGAATAGCAGACAACGCATCATATCCTAGTTCAGCTGCATGTTTCGCTAATTCGATACTGTCTCTTGTGGAAGGAGCCCCCACATGGGCAATCAAAGTCATTTTGCCTTTGAGCTGATGGGCAGCATAAGTCAACGTTGCTTTGCGCTCATCGAGATTTTGATAAATACATTCTCCGGAGCTTCCGCCAACATACACCCCTTGAACCCCTTTACCCAACAAGTAGTCGCATAGATCCTTCGTTCGCGTTTCCGAAATGTTGCCTTCGTCGTCATAACAAGCGTATAAGGCCGGCAATATACCATGAAACTTTTCTAATAAAGCCATTTTGCTTCCTCCTTGGTTGTTGACATTTTCTTCGTTTTCGGATGATCATGATTATAGGCGTTGTAAAATATTTTCTATTTTATATTTACAGAGAAGAATATTTTCACCAAGAATCATGACAAAGCATTTGATCCGATGACCTCCCTCATTCGTCACAACTAGTTACGACTGAAAGTATGGAAACCCTTACAACAATTTGTTGTTAGTATTGATTTGGGCTTCTTCTATATTCAAGTTATCATGAATTATTGATTTTGTAAATTATTTTCTCCAAAATATTTTTGTTGGAAATTTCTTTCTAACGAGAATTTGGTGGAATTCCCTTCCCTTTTCCATGGCTTTTCAATTGGGTTTTATAATAACTCAACTTTCGCAGCTTGAAATCGGCAAATAAGCCTTGATGTAACTGGGCAAGCCAGCGATCCATTGCTGTAGTTGTGTTTGAATGAGTGTTGTGATCTTCTTACTGGCTTTCTTGGAGATATCTTCGATTAATTCAATCAGTTGTTTTAAGGCTACAGCCCAATCTAGCTGACCTACTTCATCACATAGCAAATAAAACAAGCCACCAAGCGTACGGTTGTCGGTACTTTGTCGGTGTTGCCACGCTAGCAAAATATACCGTGAAAAAACAATCGTGGTATGGCTGATAAGGAGATCATATGAGCGTCCTTGAAACTCTTTTTGTAGGCGCAGTAAGGATTTGGCACACTTAAAGAAGACTTCGATATCCCAGCGAATGCCGTATATCTGAATCATTTTTTCTTCCGAAATCGTTAGGTCGGTGCATAGAATGGCAAGCCATTCTTTCTTTTTTGAGCGGTGACGCACGAAAACCATCATGACTGGAATCCCTGGAGACAACTCGGTACGGATAGAGCGTAAGATTCCCTTGTTTTTTCCTTGAACAGGGATGGCTTCATAATAAAGTTCTTGCAAAGATAATCGGCGTTCGTCAACAAGATAACGCTTCTTATCCGCTTTGACCATGCCGATCACATCTAGGCCTCGATCAACGATGGCTTGGATTAATGGAGCATGTGTGAACCAACTATCCATTAGCACGTATGAAGCCTGCACACCAGCGGAAAGCGCACGATCAATCATCGATGGAATAATTTCAGGAGCAGGAAGCAAAGCTTCGACCCGACGCTTGTAGCCAGACGTTCTCTTGTCGATCCCTTGCATGATCCCATTTATTTGCGATTTCATCGAAGCTAGCAAGGAGAAGTCAACGGGAATAAACGTATGACCATCCGACCAGCCTAGCGTAAGCATCCGAAATCCTTTATAAAAGGAACCCGTTGCATGATCTTTAAATCGAGAAAGCAGTTCAACCTTCTTGCTACGATTGCGCTCAAACATGGAGTCGTCAACAACAAATGCAGACATGCGATCTTCACCTGTCAGTGGGCGAATTTTATCGATAGTGGAGGAACTAAGCAATGACAGAAATTTGCGCCATGCATAGCCGCTGTGATTCAGGAATCGATAGATCGCATCCTTCCCAGGAAACGTATCACCTTTCTCGCTTTCCAACAGGCGGAACCAGTTTTTGTGGTGAAACAAAAGGACAAAGACAAGCTGGAATAAAAACGAACAGGTATAACCAAATCTCTTTTTAAATCCAGCTGTTCTTAAATGTTGCAATACTTTCAGCTCTTTAAAAGCGGGTTTAATTTCATTTGGAAGTTGATTTTGTAATATGCTTTGCTCTATCATGTAGAGGACACCTCTTCTGTATGGTAGTGATTGATTCGACACTCTCACTTTACCAAATGAAGCGGTGTTTTTCTATTATTGCAACATCCATATTCTAATCAGGGTTTATCTAATCACATCAAGCAAGTAAGCCGATTTTCGCTCTGCGAAAGTTGAGTAATAACATATAATCAATTCACTATAAGGAGATTATGAAGATGACATTTGCGGAAGTAATGGCAAAGTTAGAGGAATTGGGCTCTGAACAAACGAAAAGAACCTTCATTCGCCACGGCGCCAAGGAACCCTTGTTCGGTGTGAAAATCGGGGATTTAAAGAAACTGGTGAAGCAGGTGTCGAAGGATCAAGATTTAGCACTGACGCTCTATGAATCAGGTAACTCTGATGCGATGTATTTAGCAGGCCTATCTGTCCA comes from the Paenibacillus lentus genome and includes:
- a CDS encoding ABC transporter substrate-binding protein; translation: MIRKRLLMTTAALMVIVSMIAGCAGNNKSGNETASNGGKGGKEKVEITAWLTPQWKGVLDATEQGADYDSFLKHAAEKFVAQYDKYDANVKVEVIAGDQRDQLLNVNLSSNTPPDVFFESVFPMGDYVHRGAIVPLTDIIDDEAKNDIDQSFWEAVTFGEDIYFYPFQHNPGTLVYNADMFRAAGLDNFIGGENEIKTWTMDEYQQILDALKSNLPKDKYPNAYPMALYAVNNQGDTWNLAYLRTFGSPFFDNEGNIVLDDEKGAKAAAWLKKLYDGGYTNPGAESVSSNDANAMFQNQQLGISFTNPILFSNMKTNMENGTSPKFDVRLANIPSESGDPLSFTYVVGASVFQSGNDKKMEVAKDFVKFFSTDPELVKSSKNGIPVRSSVAEELKDENPLFAAYDANSQYLFNFTGNVPGYSQLREVLYPELQALYLGQKTPEQMVKDYQVSGNKVIEQNKAGSVIYNK
- a CDS encoding dihydrodipicolinate synthase family protein, whose translation is MALLEKFHGILPALYACYDDEGNISETRTKDLCDYLLGKGVQGVYVGGSSGECIYQNLDERKATLTYAAHQLKGKMTLIAHVGAPSTRDSIELAKHAAELGYDALSAIPPIYFKLPDRAVYKYWSDIIEATSLPFIIYNIPQTTGYTLSPALFAKLLENKKVIGVKNSSMPTMDIERFKRVGGEDVIVFNGPDEQFVSGRIMGADAGIGGTYASMPELFLQANEFVMAGKFAEATVIQSDINDIIIALCSQDGSMYAVIKEILRRRGVNIGGVRAPMQNISVEDAGRIDGIVQMIDQAIERHCK
- a CDS encoding IS4 family transposase; its protein translation is MIEQSILQNQLPNEIKPAFKELKVLQHLRTAGFKKRFGYTCSFLFQLVFVLLFHHKNWFRLLESEKGDTFPGKDAIYRFLNHSGYAWRKFLSLLSSSTIDKIRPLTGEDRMSAFVVDDSMFERNRSKKVELLSRFKDHATGSFYKGFRMLTLGWSDGHTFIPVDFSLLASMKSQINGIMQGIDKRTSGYKRRVEALLPAPEIIPSMIDRALSAGVQASYVLMDSWFTHAPLIQAIVDRGLDVIGMVKADKKRYLVDERRLSLQELYYEAIPVQGKNKGILRSIRTELSPGIPVMMVFVRHRSKKKEWLAILCTDLTISEEKMIQIYGIRWDIEVFFKCAKSLLRLQKEFQGRSYDLLISHTTIVFSRYILLAWQHRQSTDNRTLGGLFYLLCDEVGQLDWAVALKQLIELIEDISKKASKKITTLIQTQLQQWIAGLPSYIKAYLPISSCES